One genomic window of Magnolia sinica isolate HGM2019 chromosome 3, MsV1, whole genome shotgun sequence includes the following:
- the LOC131241444 gene encoding uncharacterized protein LOC131241444 — MEISSSSLETADQPSGTELETLMKAIQDIPNEAFDQALNIFLALKDIKFNQPVLRLQKDVYVSFPENSLDPVLFQIRKDAFVLVRELVNEQLKKICYPPRSELKMAIRVLGMLFQEAPSISVLFGEDQRQIHQLLSQLLVLYDSLQPDEQEYVVPMILDISIHSNTSNKMVGKSPDAIALLIKALGTGSTDSRRHAAKAILNSNKAMLIESGVMEALVKNGVVQVILNMITEEKLAEEMLGLLEMLSANQEALHEINRAVPLLLQKIKCRRTH, encoded by the exons ATGGAAATTTCCAGTTCGTCGTTGgaaacagccgatcaaccatccGGAACAGAGCTTGAGACACTCATGAAAGCAATCCAAGATATTCCGAACGAAGCTTTCGATCAGGCGCTGAACATCTTCTTGGCTCTGAAGGACATCAAGTTCAATCAACCAGTTCTACGGCTGCAGAAGGATGTTTATGTTTCCTTTCCTGAGAATTCTCTTGACCCAGTTTTATTTCAGATTAGGAAAGATGCCTTCGTTTTAGTCAGAGAACTG GTCAATGAGCAGCTCAAAAAGATTTGTTACCCACCAAGGTCCGAGCTGAAAATGGCAATCAGAGTTCTTGGAATGCTCTTCCAGGAGGCACCCTCCATCAGCGTCCTCTTCGGGGAGGACCAACGGCAGATTCATCAATTACTATCACAGCTTCTGGTGTTGTACGACAGTCTCCAACCAGATGAACAAGAATACGTTGTGCCGATGATCTTGGACATCTCTATTCATAGCAACACAAGCAATAAGATGGTGGGTAAGAGCCCTGATGCTATTGCTTTGCTTATCAAGGCCTTGGGGACTGGAAGCACTGATAGTAGGAGACATGCAGCCAAAGCCATTCTCAATTCCAACAAGGCGATGCTCATTGAGTCAGGTGTTATGGAGGCCCTTGTTAAAAATGGAGTAGTGCAGGTAATTCTCAACATGATCACTGAAGAAAAGCTTGCGGAAGAGATGTTGGGGTTGCTTGAGATGCTGTCAGCTAATCAGGAAGCCCTCCATGAGATAAATAGAGCTGTGCCTTTGTTGCTGCAGAAAATCAAGTGTAGAAGAACTCATTAA